A stretch of Prunus dulcis chromosome 6, ALMONDv2, whole genome shotgun sequence DNA encodes these proteins:
- the LOC117632468 gene encoding growth-regulating factor 1 isoform X1, which yields MDFGGMGLGGLVGPEGGATGAAHSLASDPETKPKGHAPNVPHGSGSVKQQRSWPAEDDWRTSKMPKNDYLPAPKTMPLQYQGTPLLRSNSLLPADTHRQEQMLSFSNNKSEVTFLSKDGMLERTIQGPDFAYYQRTPALTPSAYTRNAAAYGSGSINPSMHGPFAGVRGPFTPSQWIELEHQALIYKYMTSNVPVPSNLLIPLKKSLYPYGLSGSTGNLAPNSLAWGSYHLGFSGNTDPEPGRCRRTDGKKWRCSRDAVADQKYCERHINRGRHRSRKPVEGQPGQAASGTSNSKGVPMTSSTPTPVMPSTGTSNNVATMQNQFKSLQPAGAANPSADAFVNRMQDPRGLSVMSASTIKPKASDSRFNMPKQEIPVEESSQSEFGLVSTDSLLNPSHRNSYISKDFGGSFLDFSDQEAQDQHPLRQFIDDWPKDQSSHSVSTWPDEIKSDWTQLSMSIPMTSSEFSSSSSSPTQEKRALSPLRLSREFEPAQMNLGASNELSESSQKTNWIPISYGNSMGGPLGEVLTNTTSSGKMCNNSVSPLNLINEGWDGSPQLGSSPTGVLQKSTFCSLSNSSSGSSPRGENKKNLDGASIYDDVLGSTFASSSVPSL from the exons ATGGATTTTGGGGGGATGGGTTTGGGGGGTTTGGTGGGCCCTGAAGGTGGAGCAACAGGAGCAGCTCATTCTCTGGCCTCAGACCCTGAGACCAAACCAAAGGGTCATGCTCCAAATGTTCCTCATGGATCTGGCTCTGTCAAGCAGCAAAGATCTTGGCCTGCTGAAGATGACTGGAGGACCTCAAAAATGCCCAAAAATGATTACTTGCCTGCTCCCAAGACAATGCCATTACAATATCAGGGCACTCCTCTGCTGAGATCTAATTCTCTGCTTCCTGCTGATACTCACAGACAGGAGCAGATGCTCAGCTTTTCTAACAACAAATCAGAAGTCACTTTTCTCAGCAAAGATGGAATGTTGGAGAGAACCATCCAAGGCCCAGACTTTGCCTACTACCAGCGCACCCCAGCTCTCACTCCCTCTGCTTATACTAGGAATGCAGCAG CTTATGGTTCTGGAAGCATAAATCCGAGCATGCATGGGCCTTTTGCTGGGGTTAGAGGACCATTTACTCCGTCTCAGTGGATTGAGCTAGAGCACCAGGCCTTGATCTACAAGTACATGACTTCAAATGTGCCTGTGCCATCTAATTTACTGATACCTCTCAAGAAATCCCTCTATCCTTATGGCTTGTCGGGTTCTACAGGAAATTTAGCTCCCAACTCAT TAGCGTGGGGCTCTTACCATCTGGGATTTTCTGGCAACACTGATCCTGAACCTGGGAGGTGTCGTCGAACGGATGGGAAGAAATGGCGGTGCTCAAGAGATGCTGTTGCAGACCAGAAGTATTGTGAAAGGCACATAAACAGGGGCCGCCATCGTTCAAGAAAGCCTGTGGAAGGCCAGCCTGGCCAGGCCGCCTCTGGGACCAGTAATTCAAAGGGGGTGCCCATGACTTCGTCTACGCCAACGCCGGTGATGCCAAGCACCGGCACATCCAATAATGTCGCAACCATGCAGAACCAGTTCAAAAGTTTGCAGCCTGCTGGTGCTGCCAATCCTTCAGCAGATGCCTTTGTCAACAG GATGCAAGATCCTCGGGGCCTTTCTGTGATGTCTGCTTCTACCATCAAGCCGAAAGCCAGTGATTCGAGGTTTAACATGCCGAAACAAGAAATCCCAGTGGAAGAATCTTCTCAATCAGAGTTTGGACTTGTTTCTACTGATTCACTTCTCAACCCTTCACATAGGAACTCTTACATTTCTAAAGACTTTGGTGGTTCTTTCCTAGATTTCAGTGATCAGGAAGCCCAAGACCAACATCCGCTTCGGCAGTTCATTGATGATTGGCCTAAGGACCAGTCCAGTCACTCGGTCAGTACTTGGCCTGATGAAATAAAATCAGACTGGACTCAGCTCTCAATGTCAATCCCTATGACATCCTCGGAGTTCTCATCGTCCTCTTCCTCACCCACGCAAGAGAAACGTGCACTCTCACCATTGAGGCTATCCAGAGAGTTTGAGCCAGCCCAAATGAATTTGGGAGCGAGCAATGAGCTTAGTGAATCAAGCCAGAAGACAAATTGGATACCTATCTCTTATGGAAATTCAATGGGGGGTCCTTTAGGAGAGGTCCTGACCAACACCACTAGCAGTGGCAAGATGTGCAATAACTCAGTATCGCCGCTTAACCTCATAAATGAAGGGTGGGACGGCAGCCCTCAGTTGGGATCCTCCCCAACCGGTGTCTTGCAGAAGTCAACTTTCTGTTCGCTTTCAAACAGTAGTTCAGGGAGCAGCCCAAGAGGTGAGAACAAGAAGAATCTTGATGGGGCAAGCATATATGATGATGTGCTAGGTTCAACCTTTGCAAGTTCCTCAGTTCCATCCCTGTAA
- the LOC117632468 gene encoding growth-regulating factor 1 isoform X2 produces MDFGGMGLGGLVGPEGGATGAAHSLASDPETKPKGHAPNVPHGSGSVKQQRSWPAEDDWRTSKMPKNDYLPAPKTMPLQYQGTPLLRSNSLLPADTHRQEQMLSFSNNKSEVTFLSKDGMLERTIQGPDFAYYQRTPALTPSAYTRNAAAYGSGSINPSMHGPFAGVRGPFTPSQWIELEHQALIYKYMTSNVPVPSNLLIPLKKSLYPYGLSGSTGNLAPNSSWGSYHLGFSGNTDPEPGRCRRTDGKKWRCSRDAVADQKYCERHINRGRHRSRKPVEGQPGQAASGTSNSKGVPMTSSTPTPVMPSTGTSNNVATMQNQFKSLQPAGAANPSADAFVNRMQDPRGLSVMSASTIKPKASDSRFNMPKQEIPVEESSQSEFGLVSTDSLLNPSHRNSYISKDFGGSFLDFSDQEAQDQHPLRQFIDDWPKDQSSHSVSTWPDEIKSDWTQLSMSIPMTSSEFSSSSSSPTQEKRALSPLRLSREFEPAQMNLGASNELSESSQKTNWIPISYGNSMGGPLGEVLTNTTSSGKMCNNSVSPLNLINEGWDGSPQLGSSPTGVLQKSTFCSLSNSSSGSSPRGENKKNLDGASIYDDVLGSTFASSSVPSL; encoded by the exons ATGGATTTTGGGGGGATGGGTTTGGGGGGTTTGGTGGGCCCTGAAGGTGGAGCAACAGGAGCAGCTCATTCTCTGGCCTCAGACCCTGAGACCAAACCAAAGGGTCATGCTCCAAATGTTCCTCATGGATCTGGCTCTGTCAAGCAGCAAAGATCTTGGCCTGCTGAAGATGACTGGAGGACCTCAAAAATGCCCAAAAATGATTACTTGCCTGCTCCCAAGACAATGCCATTACAATATCAGGGCACTCCTCTGCTGAGATCTAATTCTCTGCTTCCTGCTGATACTCACAGACAGGAGCAGATGCTCAGCTTTTCTAACAACAAATCAGAAGTCACTTTTCTCAGCAAAGATGGAATGTTGGAGAGAACCATCCAAGGCCCAGACTTTGCCTACTACCAGCGCACCCCAGCTCTCACTCCCTCTGCTTATACTAGGAATGCAGCAG CTTATGGTTCTGGAAGCATAAATCCGAGCATGCATGGGCCTTTTGCTGGGGTTAGAGGACCATTTACTCCGTCTCAGTGGATTGAGCTAGAGCACCAGGCCTTGATCTACAAGTACATGACTTCAAATGTGCCTGTGCCATCTAATTTACTGATACCTCTCAAGAAATCCCTCTATCCTTATGGCTTGTCGGGTTCTACAGGAAATTTAGCTCCCAACTCAT CGTGGGGCTCTTACCATCTGGGATTTTCTGGCAACACTGATCCTGAACCTGGGAGGTGTCGTCGAACGGATGGGAAGAAATGGCGGTGCTCAAGAGATGCTGTTGCAGACCAGAAGTATTGTGAAAGGCACATAAACAGGGGCCGCCATCGTTCAAGAAAGCCTGTGGAAGGCCAGCCTGGCCAGGCCGCCTCTGGGACCAGTAATTCAAAGGGGGTGCCCATGACTTCGTCTACGCCAACGCCGGTGATGCCAAGCACCGGCACATCCAATAATGTCGCAACCATGCAGAACCAGTTCAAAAGTTTGCAGCCTGCTGGTGCTGCCAATCCTTCAGCAGATGCCTTTGTCAACAG GATGCAAGATCCTCGGGGCCTTTCTGTGATGTCTGCTTCTACCATCAAGCCGAAAGCCAGTGATTCGAGGTTTAACATGCCGAAACAAGAAATCCCAGTGGAAGAATCTTCTCAATCAGAGTTTGGACTTGTTTCTACTGATTCACTTCTCAACCCTTCACATAGGAACTCTTACATTTCTAAAGACTTTGGTGGTTCTTTCCTAGATTTCAGTGATCAGGAAGCCCAAGACCAACATCCGCTTCGGCAGTTCATTGATGATTGGCCTAAGGACCAGTCCAGTCACTCGGTCAGTACTTGGCCTGATGAAATAAAATCAGACTGGACTCAGCTCTCAATGTCAATCCCTATGACATCCTCGGAGTTCTCATCGTCCTCTTCCTCACCCACGCAAGAGAAACGTGCACTCTCACCATTGAGGCTATCCAGAGAGTTTGAGCCAGCCCAAATGAATTTGGGAGCGAGCAATGAGCTTAGTGAATCAAGCCAGAAGACAAATTGGATACCTATCTCTTATGGAAATTCAATGGGGGGTCCTTTAGGAGAGGTCCTGACCAACACCACTAGCAGTGGCAAGATGTGCAATAACTCAGTATCGCCGCTTAACCTCATAAATGAAGGGTGGGACGGCAGCCCTCAGTTGGGATCCTCCCCAACCGGTGTCTTGCAGAAGTCAACTTTCTGTTCGCTTTCAAACAGTAGTTCAGGGAGCAGCCCAAGAGGTGAGAACAAGAAGAATCTTGATGGGGCAAGCATATATGATGATGTGCTAGGTTCAACCTTTGCAAGTTCCTCAGTTCCATCCCTGTAA